One window of Medicago truncatula cultivar Jemalong A17 chromosome 2, MtrunA17r5.0-ANR, whole genome shotgun sequence genomic DNA carries:
- the LOC25487509 gene encoding histone deacetylase HDT1: MEFWGAEVKVGETIKIDPYDLEAAAIHISQVALGEAKKDKPNESVVIYLKVGEQKLVLGTLTKDKIPQISLDIVLEKEFELSHNSKAASVHFCGYKAYYEDNDDSEEEGETDSEDEDIPLITTEQNGKPEPKAEELKVSEPKKADAKNAAPAKNAATAKHVKVVDPKDEDSDDDDESDDEIGSSDDEMENADSDSEDEDDSDEDDEEETPVKKVDQGKKRPNESASKTPISSKKSKNATPEKTDGKKAGHTATPHPKKGGKTPNSDAKTPKSGGGLSCSSCSKTFNSETGLTQHSKAKHGAK; the protein is encoded by the exons ATGGAGTTCTGGG GTGCTGAGGTTAAGGTTGGAGAAACTATCAAGATTGACCCATATGACCTTGAAGCAGCTGCAATTCACATTTCTCAG GTTGCACTTGGTGAAGCAAAGAAAGACAAACCAAACGAGTCTGTGGTTATTTACCTCAAAGTTGGTGAACAGAAACTTGTTTTGGGAACCCTGACCAAGGACAAAATTCCTCAGATATCTCTTGATATTGTTCTTGAAAAGGAATTTGAGCTATCTCACAATTCCAAAGCTGCTAGTGTTCATTTCTGTGGATACAAAGCTTACTATGAAGACAATGATGA TAGTGAGGAAGAAGGTGAAACTG ATAGTGAAGATGAAGACATCCCATTGATTACCACAGAGCAGAATG GAAAACCAGAACCAAAAGCAGAGGAGTTGAAGGTTTCTGAACCTAAAAAAGCTGATGCCAAGAATGCTGCACCTGCCAAGAATGCTGCAACTGCAAAACACGTGAAGGTTGTTGATCCAAAAGATGAAGattctgatgatgatgatgaatctgATGATGAAATTGGAAGCTCTGATGATGAG ATGGAGAATGCTGATAGTGAtagtgaagatgaagatgacagTGATGAGGATGATGAGGAAGAGACTCCTGTGAAGAAG gttgACCAGGGAAAGAAGAGGCCCAATGAATCTGCTTCAAAAACTCCAATTTCTAGCAAGAAATCAAAAAATGCCACTCCTGAGAAGACTG atgGTAAGAAAGCTGGACATACAGCAACTCCTCATCCTAAGAAAGGTGGAAAGACTCCTAACAGTGATGCCAAAACTCCCAAGTCTGGAGGAGGACTCTCTTGCAGTAGTTGCAGCAA GACATTCAACTCTGAAACTGGACTGACACAACATAGCAAGGCCAAGCATGGTGCTAAGTGA